TCAAAGTATTTGTTTCTCGCTAACTTAGTTCATCCAATAAAACATCATATAATTGATCGGCCATCAAATTATGGTATCAGGAACCGAATAAATAGCCGACTTTCACATTAGTGTAAGTCATGTGTCCATCATAACCTCCATAACTAAAGATAATACAGTATGAGCAACACTGATACATAGTTTCACAACTGTATCACATGTTCGATGGTAGATATAAAACGTTCATACAAAGACGACTTTATATCTTTATGAATACATTGAGAATTACATCATACATGGTTGCTTCTATTGCATATTCCCAACATAAGAAACCAAAACTTAACATGGAAGTGCCACACTATCACTTTACAAACGCATAATGACAAAACCGCTGCCTTCCAAAATTCCCTATTCTTCCCCGCTTCCGGCAACCGCTTCCCCGCCAAGTTGCAGTTTACAAGGTCTACTTACCTTGACCATATTATTAAAAAAAGTTGTAACAAAAAGTTAACAAGTCAACCAACTAGAACACCCTGAAGCTTCAGTCAAAACCAATTTCTTTAAATATGGAAGAAAGCAGCGATTATTTTCGTAGCAACATGTTGTTATTTAGCTAGTAACGAATGAAACTAGATGATCAAGTTTGCCGTGAAAGACCGAAACGCATCCCAAATTTGCCAGCGATGACTTTCGAAATACCTTTAGATACGTGCATTTTATATCATCGTAATAGCATCATATATGAGTAGTTTACATTAATTATTCactatttatgcatttttagatgatttatGAGACTTTTATATGAAGTTATTTTATTGGTATTTAATTTCTGGGGGAGAGAAAATCTCTTTTTCGTATTTTAATGCTTCAGGACCTTACGGAACTCAAAAAGCTCCGAAACTTTTACAGCTTTAACATTTTTACACGAGAAGCAGTTGGAGGCTTGGATCACGAGAAACACAGGAGGAGCAGCTGGATCCAAGGGAGTAGCACTTTTTAAGGTGATTTTCAGCTAGTATTTGCACAAAATTATAATCGAGAACGATGGAGATCGACTCAGCGTTCTGCTTCGAACGCCCATTGACATGACACGGCCCTGAGGTCCACGGTTCCGCCGAATAAACTGACGCCATTTTCTCTCGGTGCCCCGTGACGCCCCAACTCCTCAACCCACCTGCGATCCCACTTGCCCGCCCGCCATGGCCGCGTGGCGTCTCCGCGGCGCCGGCACCGCcctcgccgcctcctccgcgctagccgcggcggccgccgccgccgcggcctgGCCGTCGCcggcgtccgcctccgactcctccCCGGCGGCCCTCGAGGCCGCGCGGCAGCTCGTGTCCCGCCCGGACGCGAGGCCGCCCCCGCGCTCCGCGCAGCGGGCGGCGCTGGCCGGGTCCACGGCCGCGGAGCCCCTCGACGTGCTGGTCGTcggcggcggcgccaccggcTGCGGCGTCGCGCTCGACGCCGCCACCCGCGGCCTCCGCGTCGGCCTCGTCGAGCGCGAGGACTTCTCCTCCGGCACCTCCTCCCGATCCACCAAGCTCATCCACGGCGGTGCGTGCGCGCGCGCGCTACTGCTATTCCCAACCCTAGGCCCTTCAGAGATTCTCGTTTTGCACGTTGATCcttgagatttttttttttttttttgcaatataTTCCGTTCGCTTACGTCTCACTTAATTACTGCCGAATCTTCCGGAGGAGCGCTTGGCCGATTAGATTCCATGGTCCACTCACCCACTACCATCTTCTTAagttaagagcatccccactcgtttgggctccccacgcccaaatccggacgaaactacctccggattggacgaaattaaggcgtggggagtaccgtatttccagtcgtccacccggagttcggcggatagagtttaaattcaaacaaaccgccgtcccgcgctacaagtacggccagttgatcggcaaaaggagcaaaaggatcagccacagatcggcgatcggagggaaattacacggaaacaggctcgtcggcagtcccggccggcgcggccgtccgacggaccagtttcctcacacgtcgtggccgaagcggctgcggcggcggatgatgaaccagcggcagtggacgtcgaagcagccgcagtcgacgaggtagatggtgaggaagacgaggtatgagccggcggagacgacgaaggactggccggagtggctcggaggatgtcgttgcggtggccctggtaccaattcctcgtctcctcgtccatcagttccatgtcgccgccgcccatgaggaacgccaagtctgtgttcctcttcttcgccgccgccgtcgtcttcgacaggcgatccggacgccttggttggcgagcatctcccgccaccgccgtcgaacttgtcgttcctcccgtcggcgtgcgtcCTCAAGTCGGCCCGGCACTTGTCGATCGACGATCGCATctgtcggcgggattgcccgtcttttgagctctttgagcttcttctcGGCCGAgttcgggcgcccttccgccgcgcttgccgccggagcgtcggggttatcttgctcggtcttgctcttcgacagggtcgtgcggacttccttccacttctcgcacttctcgaggcgggcgtagacgttgaggaacttgaGCTGCAGCTggtgtcgtccgtgtacatgtccaaagctcggCGCAGTGGGGAAAAAGAGCACGGAGATGCGGGGCAGCtaacgacgatgtacctcggtgatgcagggtcgacggagcataccttttgctccatGTCGTGGCCGCCGATCGGCCGTTTCTCGCACTCCTCCCGTATGCCGTGCCATTTGTCGCACGCCGTCTCGCATGagcccccaatgggtggccattgccttgtctcccggaacacgttcatgttcgtcttgttgaagtagggatcgacgagtttgcgctcctcgtacgcccgcttcactcgaagccaatatgtgtcgaACGACCGATTGGCCCCGATGATGCCGTTcgtggacacggtcatccaagctgCGGCGAGGCGCGCCTCTTCCGTCGGCGGCCGGTTGTTAGGCGGGTCGGctggcggcgagtccttcttcctcttcttcttccccttcgacaggttggcggcggcttgagttggctcttcttcttcctcgccttcttcttcgacggcttggcttccgtcggcaacatcctcgcgatgctcgttgcgcgccgccacagctgccgtcgccctcgtctcctcttgcgtgaagaaccccgggcacgcagcggcggcggtcatgaagaatcccgggctcgcagcggcggcggtggtgccggaggtgatcatctcgtggatctcctcttcgttcggcgccgccatcgcaccgaacgcgagcggccctcgtcgcatgGCCGGCGAGGTGTCCTCGAACAGGCCGCCACCGCCGACGccaagctcgggcggcgacggtgtgggcttggacggttggacgtaggcgccctcttggaacacggcagtcggcgacggcgagtacagcgaaggcgagaaggaagacggggaacttgttgtaccttgcgtcggccattggccggggaacatgccgccgctataggccatgctgatcagcctcgcttgttcctcctgggccgcctccgccgacctcttggcggcggctcttttcaccctctccgccctggcgcttgttTCCACGTCGCGCCGttgctcgtccgccgcccactcggcgttcgacatgcccggcggcttcgtcttcttcgcccgcatcttcctcgccggcgccttcggcggcattgtggtggacgagaagacgaggaggagagtggtggtggacgagaagacgccgccaggaactggagctggaagacgaggagattgggggatttcggcgggagagaatggggatatgcaagcaaattggagggaatggggatatgcaagcaaattggagggaatggggatatgcaagcaaattggagggaaaatcgacaggattaggttttccagtcgccgactacgcgggtccacacgacgtttcgcgccaaaacctttcgtccggagtccccgagcgcgccccggggggccgggggtggcgtgggctcgccggatggattaagggccaaatccggacgaaaacgaggaaccgggggcgcgactgggccgaaattcgccgtccggatggaaaaaacgtcgctcgggggcctcgtcggggggacgagtggagatgctctaagtagacAAGTCAATGGAAACGAAGAGTGTGGGTTAGGGCTGCTTCATGCCTGGTATTTAATTTACCTGTTGGCAATGGGCACTTTCCTACTTATCCCCTTTTGTGTACTGGAACAATTAAATGATACATTTCTTGTCACACCTGAATTCCTCTGGACCGAAGTGCATGGAACAGAGTTGATTTTCCAGCTATGAGTATAGTCTGCTCCAATTGCATCCATATCTATCTGACACCAGCACCAATCAGAAACTGATAGCATGTTTCGTGGAATAAATCCCTAGAAATCAAAGTGACACATATTCACAAAGTAAAACCTAACTGATGCTGGTATTCAAAAGTCAGAGCATGTGAGAGACAGTAACGAGCAATACTCAGTGCAGTGTCAAGTTAATGGCCCTTTCTAAAAGGTTATCAGAGCTTGTGTCTTAGATCAGTTAATAACTTACCTGCTTCATTCAGTGTGGTTATTTCTAAGGAAAGAGAACAACAGATATACTTTTTAAGCAGCCATTTTGAGAAGCACACATTTCGTTGTTTAATCTCAAGTATGTTGATTGGGCCCAAAGCCCATAGCATGTATTAGTGATTGGTAGCACAAATTTTCATTGTTCATCACTTTTTGCATTGATCCATTTGTACAGGCGTGCGTTACTTGGAGAAGGCAGTGTTCAATCTTGACTATGGGCAGCTGAAGCTTGTTTTTCATGCTCTTAAGGAACGCAAGCAAGTTATTGAGAACGCTCCCCATTTATGCCATGCTTTGCCGTGCATGACTCCTTGCTTTAACTGGTTTGAGGTTGTATACTACTGGTTTGGTTTGAAGTTCTACGATATTGTTGCTGGAAAAAGGCTACTACATTTATCACGGTATTATTCTGTAGAAGAATCAGTTGAACTTTTCCCTACCCTTGCAAGGAATGATGGTGATCGTAGCCTACGAGGAACGGTAGTTTACTATGATGGTCAAATGAATGATTCTCGTTTGAATGTGGGGTTAGCGTGCACATCTGCAGTTGTTGGTGCATCTGTTCTCAATTATGCTGAAGTGGTGTCCCTCATTAAGGATGAATCTGGTGAGAGGGTCATTGGTGCACGCATCCGTGACACGCTATCAGGTAGAATAAAGTATGTCTTTCCTCTTTCCACTATGTGAAAGATAAAATCGCTATAAAGTATGGCATGAGCTATCTTGTTTTATGATGCTGCACATCCATTTAGTAAATATAATTTACAAGTAGTGGACTATTTCTAGTTTCAGATGCATCTTGTTATCTTAAACATGCAGACCACGGGAATGGGAGGAAATTTGATTATACAATGATCATAGCAGTTTGGTCTGAATCCTCAAATGGTTAAAGCTGCACTGCTAGAAGCCTATAACTATGTTATGCTATACCAGAAACATGTAGGCAGTTAACTTATGGTATACAAGATAACAAGTATTATGTTAGCATGGATAAGGGAAAAACGATACTGTGAGAAGTAGGTTATGTCTTTCTATTTTTACTATACTAGTACTTTCCGTGAACCATGATGTGAGATTATCATCTGGAATTGTTTTGCTTATTTAGATAACTATGCACTATGCAGTAATCTTATATAGTTACTTAACTTCTGATTTTGGATATCAGGTAAGGAATTTGACACATTTGCAAAGGTGGTTGTTAATGCATCAGGAGCATTCTGTGACTCAGTAAGGAAGATGGCTAACAATAATGTAGTACCCATGATATGTCCGAGCAGTGGAGTGCACATTGTACTTCCTGATTACTATTCCCCTGAAGGGATGGGCTTAATAGTCCCCAAAACCAAAGATGGTAGAGTTGTATTTATGCTGCCATGGTTGGGAAGGACGGTTGCTGGGACAACTGATTCTAGTACAGACATAACAATGCTTCCTGAGCCACATGAGGATGAAATACAGTTCATACTGGACGCAATATGTGATTATCTTAATGTTCAGGTTCGTGTGCTTGTGTATATATAACCTTTTTAAAATTTGTTTTCCATCACCTTAAACCTCTCTGTACGTTTGCTGGGTCATGTGCTTGAGTATGTGGATGACATGCTCATACAACACCTTGTACATGGGAATCAATCTAGAGTCTGCTTCCCATCTAGGAAACTTAGAATGCTCCGACTTATGAATGTTATGATGTTTCTTGAGGAAAAGTTAACCTTTCAATTCACAAGCTATTAAAAACTACTTATGCCCATGGTTTCACGGCACATTTGAAGTTCTGCATCGATTCTCTCAGCAAGGTAGCATTTTCATCTAATTTAAGCATTGGGTCATGGTGAGAAAACCAAGCGCTCGAGTACATACTAGTAATGGTAGAACATGATTAAATGGGTCGCTTCTTATATGGTAACGCATGTCCAACTGAGTACTAAAAACCATGCATTGCTAAACTCGGTACAATCCGAAGGGCTTGTAACTGGGTTAACTTTTTTCTGCGCCTCTTCGCTCATTGATTCCTAGTTATGTATTCAAGATGCCCCTTTGTATTTTAATACTCAAAGTCATGTGCCTACCTTAATTCCTTTTGTATATTTCTGTTGCATTTCCATATTGTTTTCATTGTGTGGAATTTTTTCTAACTGTACAGATATATTTTCATTGTTCATTAGGTGAGACGTTCAGATGTTCTTTCTGCCTGGAGTGGTATCCGCCCATTGGCCATGGATCCATCAGCAAAGAATACAGAAAGTATTTCTAGAGATCATGTTGTATTTGAAGACCACCCAGGGCTTATAACAATCACGGGTGGAAAATGGACAACC
This region of Lolium perenne isolate Kyuss_39 chromosome 2, Kyuss_2.0, whole genome shotgun sequence genomic DNA includes:
- the LOC127331200 gene encoding glycerol-3-phosphate dehydrogenase SDP6, mitochondrial, whose translation is MAAWRLRGAGTALAASSALAAAAAAAAAWPSPASASDSSPAALEAARQLVSRPDARPPPRSAQRAALAGSTAAEPLDVLVVGGGATGCGVALDAATRGLRVGLVEREDFSSGTSSRSTKLIHGGVRYLEKAVFNLDYGQLKLVFHALKERKQVIENAPHLCHALPCMTPCFNWFEVVYYWFGLKFYDIVAGKRLLHLSRYYSVEESVELFPTLARNDGDRSLRGTVVYYDGQMNDSRLNVGLACTSAVVGASVLNYAEVVSLIKDESGERVIGARIRDTLSGKEFDTFAKVVVNASGAFCDSVRKMANNNVVPMICPSSGVHIVLPDYYSPEGMGLIVPKTKDGRVVFMLPWLGRTVAGTTDSSTDITMLPEPHEDEIQFILDAICDYLNVQVRRSDVLSAWSGIRPLAMDPSAKNTESISRDHVVFEDHPGLITITGGKWTTYRSMAEDAVNAAIRSGNLKPANGCVTDHLHIVGGYGWDPASFTVLAQNYKRMKKTYGGKVIPGAMDSAVSKHLSHAYGTFAERVAAIAQDEGLGKRLAHGYPFLEAEVAYCARYEYCESAVDFVARRCRLAFLDTDAAGRALPRIIEILASEHKWDKARRKLELQKGTEFLETFKSSKNAQFRDGKHNGQ